From Methylobacterium radiodurans, a single genomic window includes:
- the recJ gene encoding single-stranded-DNA-specific exonuclease RecJ translates to MVQAYGLPELLARVLAGRGIRPDRAEAYLHPRLRELMPDPDSLLDMEIAAKRIARAVRRGEVVAVFGDYDVDGAASAALLAGYLQGLGVTARIHIPDRITEGYGPNVGAVRALAAEGASLLVCVDCGTSGHGPLEEAEKLGLDVVVLDHHAASEMLPPVRAVVNPNRLDDLSGLGHLCAAGVVFLTLVAVNRVLRREGFFGGSLTEPKLTDALDLVALATVADVVPLTGLNRAFVVQGLTVMRGRGRTGLAALFDAASLDGPPEAWHLGYLLGPRINAGGRIGDASLGARLLLSADSLEAVRIAAELDRLNRERQLIEAQAVADAEAAMDRVLSLDPDRPVLVAGSADWHPGVVGLIAARLKERFGRPAFAFALRPDGTSTGSGRSVAGADLGAAVRACVDAGLAAKGGGHAMAAGVTLQGQDLTRFEAHLTECLAAAVAEARAADVLLIDGTLSAGGATAETVRLIQRAGPFGQGAPEPVFALANHRIVDAGVVGTSHVRARLRSRDGQLIGAISFRTAQGPLGRALLGAIGRECHVAGTLSCDRWRGAERAQLRICDLAPAD, encoded by the coding sequence ATGGTCCAGGCCTACGGGCTGCCCGAGCTGCTGGCCCGCGTGCTCGCCGGCCGCGGCATCCGCCCCGACCGCGCCGAGGCGTATCTGCATCCGCGCCTGCGGGAGCTGATGCCGGACCCGGACAGCCTGCTCGACATGGAGATCGCCGCCAAGCGCATCGCCCGCGCGGTCCGTCGCGGCGAGGTCGTGGCGGTATTCGGCGACTACGACGTGGACGGCGCCGCGAGCGCGGCCCTGCTCGCCGGCTACCTGCAAGGCCTCGGCGTCACCGCCCGCATCCACATCCCGGACCGGATCACCGAGGGCTACGGGCCGAATGTCGGCGCCGTGCGGGCGCTCGCCGCGGAGGGCGCGAGCCTCCTTGTCTGCGTCGATTGCGGCACCAGCGGCCACGGCCCCCTGGAGGAGGCGGAGAAGCTCGGCCTCGACGTCGTCGTGCTCGACCACCACGCCGCCTCCGAGATGCTGCCGCCCGTGCGCGCGGTGGTGAACCCGAACCGCCTCGACGACCTCTCCGGCCTCGGCCATCTCTGCGCGGCCGGTGTGGTCTTCCTGACGCTGGTGGCGGTGAACCGCGTGCTGCGGCGCGAGGGATTCTTCGGCGGCAGCCTGACCGAGCCGAAGCTCACCGACGCCCTCGACCTCGTGGCTCTGGCGACCGTCGCCGACGTGGTCCCGCTGACGGGGCTCAACCGCGCCTTCGTGGTCCAGGGCCTCACCGTGATGCGCGGCCGCGGGCGCACCGGCCTCGCCGCCCTGTTCGATGCCGCCTCCCTCGACGGGCCGCCGGAGGCCTGGCATCTCGGCTACCTGCTCGGTCCCCGCATCAACGCGGGCGGCCGCATCGGCGACGCGAGCCTCGGCGCGCGGCTTCTCCTCAGCGCCGACAGTCTGGAGGCGGTGCGGATCGCCGCCGAGCTGGACCGGCTCAACCGCGAGCGCCAGCTCATCGAGGCGCAGGCGGTGGCCGACGCCGAGGCCGCGATGGACCGGGTCCTCAGCCTCGACCCGGACCGCCCGGTGCTCGTCGCGGGCAGCGCCGACTGGCATCCCGGCGTAGTCGGGCTGATCGCCGCCCGCCTGAAGGAGCGCTTCGGCCGCCCGGCCTTCGCCTTCGCCCTGCGTCCGGACGGGACGAGCACGGGCTCCGGCCGCTCGGTCGCGGGCGCCGATCTGGGCGCGGCGGTGCGGGCCTGCGTCGATGCCGGGCTCGCCGCCAAGGGCGGCGGCCACGCCATGGCGGCGGGCGTGACGCTCCAGGGGCAGGACCTCACCCGCTTCGAGGCCCACTTGACCGAGTGCCTTGCGGCGGCCGTCGCCGAGGCGCGTGCGGCGGACGTGCTCCTGATCGACGGGACGCTCAGCGCGGGCGGGGCGACCGCCGAGACCGTGCGGCTGATCCAGCGGGCCGGTCCCTTCGGCCAGGGCGCGCCGGAGCCCGTCTTCGCGTTGGCCAACCACCGCATCGTCGATGCGGGGGTGGTGGGCACGAGCCATGTCCGGGCGCGGCTCCGCAGCCGCGACGGTCAGCTCATCGGCGCGATCAGCTTCCGCACAGCCCAGGGCCCGCTCGGCCGCGCGCTCCTCGGCGCGATCGGCCGGGAATGCCACGTCGCCGGCACGCTCTCTTGCGACCGCTGGCGCGGGGCGGAACGGGCGCAGCTGCGCATCTGCGACCTCGCGCCTGCCGATTGA
- a CDS encoding sigma-54-dependent transcriptional regulator, whose amino-acid sequence MTTTVLIVDDDPVQRRLAEASVRRFGFEARTAENGAEALALLRREPDIDVVLLDLVMPGGLDGLGVLAEMRKADIDTPVIVQTANGSIDAVVSAMRAGAVDFVVKPAGAERLQVSIKNALRVDQLEEEVRRMRRRASGALGFRDLASKSPDMDRVMRLAERAAKSTIPVLIEGESGVGKEVLARAIQGSGDRRGKPFVTVNCGAIPENLVESTLFGHEKGAFTGATERHTGKFVEASGGTLFLDEIGELPLDAQVKLLRALQEGEVDPVGAKRSVRVDIRLISATNRSLLDLVKAGKFREDLYYRLNVFPMTLPPLRARREDIPDLVRSFCARFSAEESKRVRGVSAEAMALLTRYSWPGNVRQLENALFRAVVLADGDELTVSEFPQIAAQVEGFDIRIPPAPGQPVAASAPLEPVREIVRVEVRDPHAMSLVVEETGEMKTMEAVEAEVIRYALQYYRGRMSEVSRRLGIGRSTLYRKLKDLGLDDRAEDAAA is encoded by the coding sequence ATGACGACCACGGTGCTGATCGTCGACGACGACCCGGTACAGCGCCGCCTCGCCGAGGCCAGCGTGCGCCGGTTCGGCTTCGAGGCGCGCACCGCGGAGAACGGCGCCGAGGCCCTGGCCCTGCTGCGCCGCGAGCCCGATATCGACGTGGTCCTGCTCGACCTCGTCATGCCCGGCGGCCTCGACGGGCTCGGCGTTCTCGCCGAGATGCGCAAGGCCGACATCGACACGCCCGTGATCGTCCAAACCGCCAACGGCTCGATCGACGCCGTGGTGAGCGCCATGCGGGCCGGTGCGGTCGATTTCGTGGTGAAGCCCGCGGGCGCGGAGCGGCTCCAGGTCTCGATCAAGAACGCCCTGCGGGTGGACCAGCTGGAGGAGGAGGTCCGGCGCATGCGCCGCCGCGCCTCCGGCGCGCTGGGCTTCCGCGATCTCGCCTCGAAGAGCCCGGACATGGACCGGGTGATGCGGCTGGCGGAGCGCGCGGCGAAATCCACGATCCCGGTGCTGATCGAGGGTGAATCGGGGGTCGGCAAGGAGGTGCTGGCCCGCGCGATCCAGGGCTCCGGCGACCGGCGCGGCAAGCCCTTCGTCACGGTCAATTGCGGGGCGATCCCGGAGAACCTCGTCGAATCCACCCTGTTCGGCCACGAGAAGGGTGCGTTCACCGGCGCCACGGAGCGGCATACCGGCAAGTTCGTGGAGGCGTCCGGCGGCACGCTCTTCCTCGACGAGATCGGCGAACTCCCCCTCGACGCCCAGGTTAAGCTGCTGCGGGCGCTGCAGGAAGGCGAGGTTGATCCGGTCGGCGCCAAGCGCAGCGTGCGCGTCGACATCCGGCTGATCTCCGCGACCAACCGCTCGCTGCTCGACCTGGTCAAGGCGGGCAAGTTCCGCGAAGACCTCTACTACCGCCTCAACGTCTTCCCGATGACCCTGCCGCCGCTGAGGGCGCGCCGCGAGGATATCCCGGACCTCGTGCGCTCCTTCTGCGCCCGCTTCTCGGCGGAGGAGAGCAAGCGCGTGCGCGGCGTGAGCGCCGAGGCGATGGCGCTGCTCACCCGCTACAGCTGGCCCGGCAACGTGCGCCAGCTCGAGAACGCGCTGTTCCGCGCGGTGGTGCTGGCCGATGGGGACGAGCTGACAGTCTCGGAATTCCCGCAGATCGCCGCCCAGGTCGAGGGCTTCGACATCCGCATCCCGCCCGCGCCCGGCCAGCCGGTCGCCGCGAGTGCGCCGCTGGAGCCGGTGCGCGAGATCGTCCGCGTCGAGGTGCGCGATCCGCACGCGATGTCGCTCGTCGTCGAGGAGACCGGCGAGATGAAGACGATGGAGGCGGTCGAGGCTGAGGTGATCCGCTACGCCCTGCAATATTACCGCGGCCGGATGTCCGAGGTCTCGCGCCGCCTCGGAATCGGCCGATCGACGCTCTACCGCAAGCTGAAGGATCTCGGCCTCGACGACAGGGCCGAGGACGCTGCCGCCTGA
- a CDS encoding NAD(P)(+) transhydrogenase (Re/Si-specific) subunit beta — protein MSENISSLLYIVAGVLFIMALRGLSHPTTSRQGNLYGMVGMGLAVLTTLIGHPPAGAAAWFIVLLGLAIGGGAGAVIAKRVPMTAMPQLVAAFHSLVGLAAVAVAAGALYAPQAFGIIENGHFHKQSLFEMGLGVAIGAITFTGSVIAFAKLDGRMSGKPIMLPQRHLINALLAGALVVLLALFIGTESKFLFWLIVILSLVLGGLIIIPIGGADMPVVVSMLNSYSGWAAAGIGFTLGNLALIITGALVGSSGAILSYIMCHAMNRSFISVILGGFGGDAAAAAGGGQVETRPVKQGSADDAAYIMKNAERVIIVPGYGMAVAQAQHSLREMADLLKKEGVDVKYAIHPVAGRMPGHMNVLLAEANVPYDEVFELEDINGEFPQADVAFVIGANDVTNPAAKTDKASPIYGMPILDVEKAKTVLFIKRGMGSGYAGVENEVFFRDNTMMLFGDAKKVVDSILKNL, from the coding sequence ATGTCCGAGAACATCTCCTCCCTTCTCTACATCGTCGCCGGCGTCCTGTTCATCATGGCGCTGCGGGGGCTCTCGCACCCCACGACCTCCCGCCAGGGCAACCTCTACGGCATGGTGGGCATGGGGCTCGCCGTGCTCACCACGCTGATCGGCCATCCGCCGGCCGGCGCCGCCGCGTGGTTCATCGTGCTGCTCGGCCTCGCCATCGGCGGCGGCGCGGGCGCGGTGATCGCCAAGCGCGTGCCGATGACGGCGATGCCGCAGCTCGTCGCCGCCTTCCACTCGCTCGTCGGCCTCGCGGCCGTCGCCGTGGCGGCCGGCGCGCTCTACGCGCCGCAAGCCTTCGGCATCATCGAGAACGGGCACTTCCACAAGCAGTCGCTGTTTGAGATGGGCCTTGGCGTGGCAATCGGCGCGATCACCTTCACGGGTTCGGTCATCGCCTTCGCCAAGCTCGACGGCCGCATGTCCGGCAAGCCGATCATGCTGCCGCAGCGCCACCTCATCAACGCGCTGCTCGCCGGCGCGCTGGTGGTCCTGCTCGCGCTGTTCATCGGCACCGAGTCGAAGTTCCTGTTCTGGCTGATCGTGATCCTGTCGCTGGTGCTCGGCGGCCTGATCATCATCCCGATCGGCGGCGCCGACATGCCCGTCGTCGTCTCGATGCTGAACTCGTACTCGGGCTGGGCGGCGGCCGGCATCGGCTTCACCCTGGGCAACCTCGCGCTCATCATCACGGGCGCGCTGGTCGGCTCCTCGGGCGCGATCCTGTCCTACATCATGTGCCACGCGATGAACCGCTCGTTCATCTCGGTCATCCTCGGCGGCTTCGGCGGCGATGCCGCCGCAGCGGCCGGCGGCGGACAGGTCGAGACCCGGCCCGTGAAGCAGGGCTCGGCGGACGACGCGGCCTACATCATGAAGAACGCCGAGCGCGTGATCATCGTGCCGGGCTACGGCATGGCGGTGGCGCAGGCCCAACACTCGCTTCGCGAGATGGCCGACCTTCTCAAGAAGGAGGGCGTGGACGTGAAGTACGCGATCCACCCCGTCGCGGGCCGCATGCCGGGCCACATGAACGTGCTGCTGGCGGAAGCCAACGTGCCCTACGACGAGGTGTTCGAGCTGGAGGACATCAACGGCGAGTTCCCGCAGGCGGACGTCGCCTTCGTGATCGGCGCCAACGACGTCACCAACCCGGCCGCCAAGACCGACAAGGCCTCGCCGATCTACGGCATGCCGATCCTCGACGTGGAGAAGGCCAAGACCGTGCTCTTCATCAAGCGCGGCATGGGCTCCGGCTACGCCGGCGTCGAGAACGAGGTCTTCTTCCGCGACAACACCATGATGCTGTTCGGCGACGCCAAGAAGGTCGTCGATTCGATCCTCAAGAACCTCTGA
- a CDS encoding aa3-type cytochrome c oxidase subunit IV has translation MADTKTVSGAAYSPAMDAKTHEQTYRGFIRFVEIATGVVICWVLALAVGGIREAWLTAIAGVVAASVAGAVGALAPAVGWKAPLVVGLLLALYLAFA, from the coding sequence ATGGCTGATACCAAGACCGTGTCCGGAGCAGCCTACAGCCCGGCGATGGACGCCAAGACCCACGAGCAGACCTACCGGGGCTTCATCCGCTTCGTCGAGATCGCGACGGGCGTTGTGATCTGCTGGGTCCTGGCGCTGGCCGTGGGCGGTATCCGCGAGGCTTGGCTCACCGCGATCGCCGGCGTGGTCGCGGCGTCCGTGGCCGGCGCCGTCGGCGCGCTCGCTCCGGCAGTCGGCTGGAAGGCCCCGCTCGTGGTTGGCTTGCTTCTTGCACTGTACCTCGCTTTTGCCTAG
- a CDS encoding M3 family oligoendopeptidase: MPNRVAALGAQPCRNAESAQAARATAHAVDLGALPEWDLSDLYAGLDDPAFRDDLARGERDCKAFAQAYAGRIAELAAGPDASERLAEALRAYEAIEDLLGKLMSYAGLVYSGDTTDEARAKFYGDTRERLTDASGELLFFALELNRVEDSVLDAAMESGPLAHYAPWIADLRREKPYQLEDRVEKLFLEKSVTSNAAWDRLFNETIAALRFPVQGEMLPLEPTLNKLQDPDGAVRREAAGAVSEVLRGNLRIFTLITNTLAKDKEISDRWRGFKDVADARHLSNRVEPEVVAALVDAVQAAYPRLSHRYYRLKAKWFGVEALPYWDRNAPLPRVEQRTIPWTEARDTVLSAYGAFSPDLADIARRFFDKRWIDAPTRPGKAPGAFAHPTVPSVHPYVLVNYQGKPRDVMTLAHELGHGVHQVLAARNGALMAQTPLTLAETASVFGEMLTFRKLLAGTTDTTQRRAMLAAKVEDMINTVVRQIAFYAFERKVHLARAEGELTTEQINALWLSVQAESLGPAIQLDAGYEPYWAYIPHFIHSPFYVYAYAFGDCLVNSLYGVYAKAEAGFVERYFALLSAGGSKPYGELLKPFGLDASDPGFWQIGLGMIEGMIAELEAMEGQA, encoded by the coding sequence ATGCCGAACCGTGTTGCTGCCCTGGGGGCACAGCCCTGCCGGAACGCCGAAAGCGCGCAGGCGGCCCGCGCGACCGCCCACGCGGTCGATCTCGGCGCACTGCCCGAATGGGACCTCTCGGATCTCTATGCCGGCCTCGACGACCCGGCCTTCCGCGACGACCTCGCGCGGGGTGAGCGCGACTGCAAGGCCTTCGCGCAGGCCTATGCGGGGCGCATCGCCGAGCTGGCGGCCGGGCCGGACGCCTCCGAGCGGCTGGCCGAGGCTCTGCGCGCCTACGAGGCCATCGAGGATCTGCTCGGCAAGCTGATGTCCTACGCGGGTCTCGTCTATTCGGGCGACACAACCGACGAGGCGCGGGCCAAGTTCTACGGCGATACCCGCGAGCGCCTCACCGACGCCTCGGGCGAGTTGCTGTTCTTCGCCCTCGAGCTGAACCGCGTCGAGGATTCCGTGCTGGACGCCGCGATGGAATCGGGGCCGCTCGCGCACTACGCGCCCTGGATCGCCGACCTGCGCCGGGAAAAGCCCTACCAGCTGGAAGATCGCGTCGAGAAGCTGTTCCTCGAGAAGTCGGTGACCTCGAACGCCGCCTGGGACCGGCTGTTCAACGAGACGATCGCGGCGCTTCGCTTCCCCGTCCAGGGCGAGATGCTGCCCCTGGAGCCGACGCTCAACAAGCTGCAGGACCCGGACGGCGCGGTGCGCCGCGAGGCCGCCGGGGCGGTGAGCGAGGTGCTGCGGGGCAACCTGCGCATCTTCACGCTGATCACCAACACGCTCGCCAAGGACAAGGAGATTTCAGACCGCTGGCGCGGCTTCAAGGACGTGGCGGATGCACGCCACCTCTCGAACCGGGTCGAGCCCGAAGTGGTCGCCGCCCTGGTCGATGCCGTGCAGGCGGCCTATCCGCGGCTCTCGCACCGCTACTATCGCCTGAAGGCGAAGTGGTTCGGCGTCGAGGCCCTGCCCTACTGGGACCGCAATGCGCCGCTGCCCCGGGTCGAGCAGCGCACGATTCCCTGGACCGAGGCCCGCGACACGGTGCTCTCGGCCTACGGCGCCTTCTCGCCCGACCTCGCCGACATCGCCCGCCGCTTCTTCGACAAGCGCTGGATCGACGCGCCGACCCGGCCCGGCAAGGCGCCCGGCGCCTTCGCGCACCCCACCGTGCCCTCGGTGCACCCCTACGTGCTGGTGAACTACCAGGGTAAGCCCCGAGACGTGATGACGCTCGCCCACGAGCTCGGCCACGGCGTGCACCAGGTGCTGGCCGCCCGCAACGGCGCCCTGATGGCCCAGACGCCGCTCACGCTGGCCGAGACCGCGAGCGTGTTCGGCGAGATGCTGACCTTCCGCAAGCTGCTGGCCGGGACCACCGACACGACCCAGCGCCGCGCCATGCTGGCCGCGAAGGTCGAGGACATGATCAACACGGTGGTGCGCCAGATCGCGTTCTACGCCTTCGAGCGGAAGGTCCATCTCGCCCGCGCCGAGGGCGAGCTGACCACCGAGCAGATCAACGCGCTCTGGCTATCGGTCCAGGCCGAGTCGCTTGGGCCGGCGATCCAGCTCGATGCGGGCTACGAGCCCTACTGGGCCTACATCCCGCACTTCATCCACTCGCCCTTCTACGTCTACGCCTACGCTTTCGGCGACTGCCTCGTGAACTCGCTCTACGGCGTCTACGCCAAGGCGGAGGCCGGCTTCGTGGAGCGCTACTTCGCGCTGCTATCGGCCGGCGGCTCGAAGCCCTATGGCGAGCTGCTCAAGCCCTTCGGGCTGGATGCCAGCGATCCGGGCTTCTGGCAGATCGGGCTCGGGATGATCGAGGGCATGATCGCCGAGCTGGAGGCGATGGAGGGGCAGGCCTGA
- a CDS encoding ABC1 kinase family protein codes for MAETDREANRFSARASRYARVGVNVGGVAARMAGSRLFGGEGTTNAAALAQALGGLKGPIMKVAQLLATIPDLLPPEYAAELQKLQADAPPMGAAFVKRRMMAELGADWQGRFGSFDLKPAAAASLGQVHRATTREGAPLACKLQYPDMQSAVEADLKQLEVAFALHRRMNSWLDTREIAKEIGARVREELDYTREAKHARLYGAVLKDVDAVRVPAVHADLSTKRLLTLSWLDGERILNFAESPVEIRNRLAQAMFKAWWHPFSRAAVIHGDPHLGNYTVFSEDGAAQGINLLDYGCVRIFHPRFVGGVVDLYRGLLENDEARIVHAYEVWGFKNLSREIIDILNIWARFIYGPLLEDRTRTVADGVKPGEYGRRQAFQVHQALKERGPVTVPQEFVFMDRAAVGLGAVFLHLRSELNYHRLFEVEIESFSLDALTRRQGEALAAAGLDLPR; via the coding sequence ATGGCCGAGACCGACCGCGAAGCCAACCGTTTTTCCGCCCGCGCCAGCCGCTACGCCCGCGTCGGCGTGAACGTCGGCGGCGTCGCGGCCCGGATGGCGGGCTCCCGCCTGTTCGGGGGCGAGGGCACCACCAACGCGGCGGCGCTCGCCCAGGCGCTCGGCGGCCTCAAGGGGCCGATCATGAAGGTGGCGCAGCTGCTCGCCACCATCCCCGACCTGCTGCCGCCCGAATACGCCGCCGAGCTGCAGAAGCTCCAGGCCGACGCCCCGCCGATGGGGGCCGCCTTCGTCAAGCGCCGGATGATGGCCGAACTCGGGGCCGACTGGCAGGGCCGCTTCGGCAGCTTCGACCTGAAGCCCGCCGCGGCCGCCTCGCTGGGCCAGGTGCACCGCGCCACGACGCGGGAGGGCGCGCCGCTCGCCTGCAAGCTGCAATATCCCGACATGCAATCGGCCGTGGAGGCCGACCTGAAGCAGCTCGAAGTCGCCTTCGCCCTGCACCGGCGCATGAATTCCTGGCTCGACACGCGCGAGATCGCCAAGGAGATCGGTGCCCGCGTGCGCGAGGAGCTGGACTACACCCGCGAGGCCAAGCACGCCCGCCTCTACGGCGCGGTGCTGAAGGATGTGGACGCGGTCCGGGTGCCGGCGGTCCATGCCGACCTCTCGACGAAGCGGCTCCTGACCCTAAGCTGGCTCGACGGCGAGCGCATCCTGAACTTCGCCGAGAGCCCGGTCGAGATCCGCAACCGGCTCGCCCAGGCGATGTTCAAGGCTTGGTGGCACCCGTTCAGCCGCGCCGCGGTGATCCACGGCGACCCTCACCTGGGCAACTACACGGTGTTCTCAGAGGACGGCGCGGCGCAGGGGATCAACCTGCTCGATTACGGCTGCGTCCGCATCTTCCACCCGCGCTTCGTCGGCGGCGTGGTCGACCTCTACCGGGGCCTCCTGGAGAACGACGAGGCCCGGATCGTCCACGCCTACGAGGTCTGGGGCTTCAAGAACCTTAGCCGCGAGATCATCGACATCCTCAACATCTGGGCGCGCTTCATCTATGGCCCCTTGCTGGAGGACCGCACCCGGACCGTCGCGGACGGCGTGAAGCCCGGCGAGTACGGCCGCCGACAGGCCTTCCAGGTCCACCAGGCCCTGAAGGAGCGCGGGCCCGTGACCGTTCCCCAGGAATTCGTGTTCATGGACCGGGCTGCGGTCGGACTCGGCGCGGTGTTCCTGCACCTGCGCTCGGAGCTGAACTATCACCGCCTGTTCGAGGTCGAGATCGAGAGCTTCTCCCTCGACGCGCTGACCCGGCGCCAGGGCGAGGCGCTGGCGGCGGCCGGCCTCGACCTGCCCCGCTGA
- a CDS encoding Re/Si-specific NAD(P)(+) transhydrogenase subunit alpha, with translation MRIAVLSETDAAEPRVAAVPETVKKYKALGADVVVQSGAGLSAGVPDAEYEAVGATVAASAEDAARDADLVLKVRRPSAEEAKLLKRGATVVAIMDPYGREDELKVLADAGLDTFAMEFMPRITRAQVMDVLSSQANLAGYRAVIDGAAEYGRSMPMMMTAAGTVPAARVFIMGVGVAGLQAIATARRLGAVVTATDVRPATKEQVESLGAKFVAVEDDEFKQAETAGGYAKEMSAEYQRKQADLVKGHIAKQDIVITTALIPGRPAPKLVSEEMVASMKPGSVLVDLAVERGGNVAGAKAGEIVTTANGAKIVGHLNVPGRLAATASALYARNLYAFLETLIDKESKALAIKWDDELVKATNLTRDGQVVHPSFQPKAA, from the coding sequence ATGCGCATCGCTGTGCTTTCGGAAACCGACGCCGCGGAACCGCGGGTCGCGGCGGTGCCGGAAACGGTCAAGAAATACAAAGCCCTGGGAGCCGACGTCGTCGTGCAGTCGGGTGCGGGCCTCTCGGCCGGCGTGCCCGACGCTGAGTACGAGGCCGTCGGGGCCACCGTGGCGGCCTCCGCCGAGGACGCGGCGCGCGACGCCGACCTCGTGCTGAAGGTGCGCCGGCCGAGCGCCGAGGAGGCCAAGCTCCTGAAGCGCGGCGCCACCGTCGTCGCCATCATGGACCCCTACGGTCGTGAGGACGAGCTGAAGGTCCTGGCCGATGCCGGCCTCGACACCTTCGCGATGGAGTTCATGCCGCGCATCACCCGCGCACAGGTGATGGACGTGCTCTCCAGCCAGGCGAACCTCGCCGGCTACCGCGCCGTGATCGACGGCGCCGCCGAGTACGGCCGCTCCATGCCGATGATGATGACCGCCGCCGGCACCGTGCCGGCCGCCCGCGTCTTCATCATGGGCGTCGGCGTCGCCGGCCTCCAGGCCATCGCCACCGCCCGCCGCCTGGGCGCGGTCGTCACCGCCACCGACGTGCGTCCGGCGACGAAGGAGCAGGTCGAATCGCTCGGCGCGAAGTTCGTCGCCGTGGAGGACGACGAGTTCAAGCAGGCCGAGACCGCGGGCGGCTACGCCAAGGAGATGTCGGCCGAGTACCAGCGCAAGCAGGCCGACCTCGTGAAGGGCCACATCGCCAAGCAGGACATCGTCATCACCACGGCGCTGATCCCGGGCCGCCCCGCGCCGAAGCTCGTCTCCGAGGAGATGGTCGCCTCGATGAAGCCGGGGTCGGTGCTGGTCGATCTCGCGGTCGAGCGCGGCGGCAACGTTGCGGGCGCCAAGGCGGGTGAGATCGTCACCACGGCGAACGGCGCGAAGATCGTCGGGCACCTCAACGTGCCGGGCCGCCTCGCGGCGACCGCCTCCGCCCTCTACGCGCGCAACCTCTACGCCTTCCTCGAGACGCTGATCGACAAGGAATCGAAGGCGCTCGCGATCAAGTGGGACGACGAGCTGGTCAAGGCCACGAACCTCACCCGCGACGGTCAGGTCGTCCACCCGTCCTTCCAGCCCAAAGCGGCCTGA
- a CDS encoding proton-translocating transhydrogenase family protein — protein sequence MATIPPDQAADQTRILADTARAAAAAARNAADQAQAIADGLGHGLSAATHGAVDPTVFRLAIFVLAIFVGYYVVWSVTPALHTPLMSVTNAISSVIIVGALLAVGVPYIEKGSGWARFFGFIGIVLASVNIFGGFLVTQRMLAMYKKKA from the coding sequence ATGGCTACCATCCCCCCCGATCAGGCGGCGGACCAGACGCGCATCCTGGCCGACACCGCCCGGGCCGCCGCCGCGGCCGCCCGCAACGCCGCCGACCAAGCCCAGGCGATCGCCGATGGGCTCGGCCACGGCCTCAGCGCCGCCACGCACGGCGCCGTCGACCCCACCGTGTTCCGCCTTGCGATCTTCGTGCTGGCGATCTTCGTCGGCTACTATGTGGTCTGGTCGGTGACCCCGGCCCTCCACACCCCGCTCATGTCCGTCACCAACGCGATTTCGTCGGTGATCATCGTCGGCGCGCTGCTCGCCGTGGGCGTGCCCTACATCGAGAAAGGCAGCGGCTGGGCCCGCTTCTTCGGCTTCATCGGCATCGTGCTGGCCTCCGTGAACATCTTCGGCGGCTTCCTCGTCACGCAGCGCATGCTCGCCATGTACAAGAAGAAAGCCTGA